One Bacteriovorax sp. PP10 DNA window includes the following coding sequences:
- a CDS encoding tail fiber domain-containing protein gives MGNTISKKCSAALIVGSLVFQGCIAYGKKDKVSLSTESKNSSLNASLSSFDVSNNIVSIHGAGLAAVTGLKIKRNGVDTTLSINTKSDTQIIAVATSALSLLVGSTFELILSSASAQASFPITFTLDSMNALSGQVLKFDGTSWGPANLASSQTYLGTWNAATQTPALEANPNSGDYYIVTVSGDYPNPGDTYDIGDWIIYNGTAWEKVVSGLGAKLSNTGGTLTGDLKLDTLLKLKGAANYVTLKASASLAADIILTLPITVGTNGQVLTSNGAGVLSWTTPATSLTPTGAAGGDLSGTYPNPTITALSATKIADGSVSNAKFQYLSGVTSDIQTQLDSKQSGGNFLTALTGDVTTAAGPGSVAATVAQVGGVSAANIAAGANIANASTNTNTVSTAVKRDASGNFSAGTITATLNGTATNVSGVVAVANGGTGSSSLTLNQLLFGNGTSAISGLAITGTPSVLLSTNITGAPAWTTSTTGNYLKATTGVGVSFGSILAADLPAGTLSGSGTIGKIPYYSAATTLADSPIAISGSTVGITAASATPLLVESTSGTISGIEFKNTGSTGSAEGIMSSNDTILVQTGGANRLYIGSNFGVGAAAPSAVPFYVRNASLVARFENNSAASNALANNGSGIELVTGNMNTTGKYGVGIKFMSTDSDFATEPVKFLAGIYPRATEFYNADSRGGMAIDFFVSPNNPGINNIPVSAMTIDQSGYVGIGNTAPTTKLDVTGGITATSINSPTITGTTISSSAFYGATLSINSGAAFAYNAAVQNTAANGFSAMGFNDAGGTAQAVVGYSNASAPFFTDTVFFSAYGGKAMTFGIGLNEIARITPGGFFGIGTDAPTQKLHVVGNILASGTVTGSSDRRLKKDIRPISDALKRLDSIVGVRYFWIDPEQHNEGEQIGVIAQDVEKVFPEAVITGSDGYKSVSYMGLVAPVIQAIKELHTKFKTLVAHVAGLDSRVEKLEKENNELRERLLKIENALAKK, from the coding sequence ATGGGAAACACCATAAGTAAAAAGTGCTCGGCAGCTCTGATTGTCGGCTCATTGGTTTTCCAAGGGTGTATTGCCTATGGAAAAAAAGATAAGGTTTCACTAAGCACTGAATCGAAGAATTCTTCTTTAAATGCTTCACTGTCATCGTTTGATGTTTCAAATAATATCGTCTCAATTCATGGAGCGGGATTAGCTGCAGTGACTGGTTTAAAAATTAAGCGCAATGGAGTTGATACAACTTTGAGTATCAATACAAAATCTGATACCCAGATTATTGCTGTGGCCACTAGTGCTTTATCGCTTTTAGTAGGGAGTACATTTGAATTAATTCTGTCTTCTGCGTCGGCACAGGCTTCATTTCCCATTACATTTACACTCGATTCAATGAATGCTCTATCGGGACAAGTTCTAAAATTTGATGGAACAAGCTGGGGACCTGCTAACCTTGCAAGCTCACAAACCTATTTAGGGACATGGAATGCGGCCACGCAAACTCCAGCTTTAGAGGCCAATCCTAATTCGGGTGACTATTATATTGTGACTGTATCAGGGGATTATCCAAACCCTGGTGATACATATGATATTGGCGACTGGATTATTTATAATGGGACAGCGTGGGAAAAAGTGGTTAGTGGTTTAGGAGCAAAACTTTCAAACACTGGTGGTACTTTAACCGGCGATCTTAAATTAGATACGCTTCTAAAATTGAAAGGTGCAGCTAATTATGTCACGTTAAAGGCAAGTGCTTCGCTTGCTGCTGATATTATTTTAACTCTTCCAATAACTGTCGGAACAAATGGACAAGTTTTAACGAGTAATGGAGCAGGTGTTCTTAGCTGGACAACTCCGGCAACGAGTTTAACTCCTACTGGTGCAGCTGGTGGGGATCTTTCTGGAACTTACCCCAATCCAACAATTACTGCTCTTAGTGCAACTAAGATTGCTGATGGAAGTGTGAGTAATGCAAAATTTCAATACCTCTCTGGAGTGACATCCGATATTCAAACTCAACTGGATTCAAAACAATCTGGTGGAAATTTTTTAACGGCCCTTACTGGTGACGTGACAACAGCTGCAGGTCCTGGATCTGTAGCTGCGACAGTTGCTCAAGTTGGTGGTGTGAGTGCGGCCAATATTGCAGCAGGGGCAAATATTGCGAATGCTTCAACAAATACCAATACTGTAAGCACTGCCGTTAAAAGAGATGCTTCTGGAAATTTTAGTGCCGGAACAATTACGGCCACATTAAATGGGACTGCAACAAACGTTTCAGGAGTTGTTGCCGTAGCAAACGGAGGAACAGGAAGTTCTTCTCTCACATTGAATCAACTTTTATTTGGTAACGGAACGTCTGCGATTAGCGGTCTTGCTATCACAGGAACACCCAGTGTTCTTTTAAGTACCAACATAACTGGTGCGCCGGCATGGACGACTTCGACAACGGGAAATTATTTAAAAGCGACAACTGGTGTAGGTGTTTCATTCGGTTCAATTCTTGCTGCCGATTTACCGGCCGGAACTTTGAGTGGTTCTGGAACAATAGGAAAAATTCCTTATTATAGTGCTGCCACAACTCTTGCAGATTCACCAATAGCAATTTCTGGATCGACAGTGGGAATTACTGCTGCCTCAGCAACACCATTATTAGTAGAAAGTACGAGTGGGACAATTTCAGGTATTGAATTTAAAAATACAGGCTCTACTGGATCGGCAGAAGGGATTATGTCGAGTAATGATACAATCTTAGTTCAGACTGGTGGAGCAAATAGACTTTATATTGGAAGTAATTTTGGGGTTGGAGCTGCTGCCCCTTCTGCTGTTCCATTTTATGTCAGAAATGCTAGTCTGGTTGCCAGATTCGAAAATAATTCAGCTGCGAGTAATGCACTTGCAAACAATGGTAGTGGAATTGAGTTAGTAACTGGGAACATGAACACTACTGGAAAGTACGGTGTAGGTATAAAGTTTATGTCGACTGACTCTGATTTCGCGACAGAGCCGGTAAAGTTTTTAGCAGGAATTTATCCAAGAGCGACTGAGTTTTATAATGCTGATTCTCGAGGCGGGATGGCCATTGATTTTTTCGTGAGCCCAAATAATCCAGGGATCAATAATATTCCTGTATCGGCGATGACTATCGATCAATCTGGTTACGTCGGAATTGGAAATACGGCCCCTACGACTAAGCTTGATGTCACTGGAGGGATTACCGCAACCTCAATAAATTCACCAACGATTACCGGAACAACTATCTCTTCGAGTGCATTCTATGGTGCAACTTTATCAATTAATAGCGGGGCCGCTTTTGCATACAATGCTGCTGTTCAAAATACTGCGGCAAACGGTTTTTCTGCCATGGGATTTAACGATGCTGGCGGAACTGCTCAGGCCGTTGTTGGATACTCAAATGCATCAGCGCCATTTTTTACCGATACAGTCTTTTTCTCAGCATACGGTGGAAAGGCCATGACATTCGGTATCGGGCTAAATGAAATTGCCAGAATAACTCCCGGAGGATTCTTTGGAATTGGTACAGATGCACCAACACAAAAACTTCATGTTGTCGGTAATATTTTAGCTTCAGGAACTGTTACAGGTTCATCTGATAGACGACTTAAAAAAGATATCAGACCTATTTCAGATGCCCTGAAAAGATTGGATTCAATTGTTGGGGTTAGATATTTTTGGATTGATCCAGAACAACACAATGAAGGTGAACAAATCGGAGTGATCGCTCAGGATGTAGAAAAGGTTTTCCCGGAAGCCGTTATTACAGGTAGTGATGGGTATAAATCAGTTTCTTATATGGGGTTAGTTGCACCGGTGATCCAGGCGATTAAAGAGCTTCATACAAAGTTTAAAACATTAGTTGCTCATGTCGCTGGATTGGATTCAAGAGTAGAGAAGCTTGAGAAAGAAAACAACGAATTAAGAGAGCGTCTTCTGAAAATTGAAAACGCACTCGCCAAAAAATAA
- a CDS encoding TIGR02147 family protein, with amino-acid sequence MKKTIFEFNDYKNYLRERINDSPSKGRGAKLKMSEYLNCHTSFISQVLNGDPNFSFEQAVKLNTFFDHTKDEARYFILLLHSERAGTNELKSFLKEEMKEILDKRSDLKNRLDIKNSLKKVDQQVYYSSWHYTCIHMLIAIPDFQSPLAIAKHLNLNREKVMEVLNFLESTGLAKKIGARYEIGVTKIHLTKDSPQIQRHHVNWRMKAVNAIDENIPSNLHYSSIISMSAADVPHIKEVLIKSIEECRKIIRDSKEEQVQSICIDFFGV; translated from the coding sequence ATGAAGAAAACCATCTTTGAGTTCAACGATTATAAAAACTATCTGAGAGAGAGAATCAACGATTCCCCTTCTAAAGGTCGTGGGGCCAAGCTTAAAATGTCAGAGTATCTTAACTGTCATACCAGTTTTATTTCACAGGTTTTAAATGGTGACCCAAATTTTAGTTTTGAGCAGGCTGTAAAACTCAATACATTTTTCGATCACACCAAAGATGAAGCACGTTATTTTATTTTATTGCTTCATAGTGAAAGGGCCGGAACGAATGAACTTAAATCTTTTCTTAAAGAAGAGATGAAAGAAATACTAGATAAGAGATCTGATTTAAAAAACAGGCTGGATATAAAAAACTCACTTAAGAAAGTCGATCAACAGGTTTACTACTCTAGCTGGCATTACACATGTATCCACATGTTGATTGCAATCCCTGACTTCCAATCGCCTTTGGCCATTGCTAAACACCTTAATCTCAATAGAGAAAAAGTCATGGAAGTTCTAAACTTTCTTGAATCAACAGGGCTAGCGAAAAAAATAGGAGCTCGCTATGAAATTGGCGTAACAAAAATTCACTTAACAAAAGATTCACCTCAAATTCAGCGCCATCACGTAAACTGGAGAATGAAAGCAGTCAATGCTATTGATGAGAACATTCCGAGTAATCTCCATTACTCATCCATTATTTCCATGTCGGCCGCTGATGTACCACACATCAAAGAAGTTTTAATTAAATCGATTGAAGAATGCAGGAAGATTATCCGTGACTCCAAAGAAGAGCAGGTTCAAAGTATCTGCATCGACTTCTTTGGAGTATGA
- a CDS encoding YybH family protein, producing the protein MENLNTQLPRYDHKTYQRDEVYQTLESFAEAIREGDIKHIMSFYSDDIIAYDMMPPLEFAGKDKYQKSWQEFFINYFKFPVHFDYDKQKFTIEGDVAFTHALVHMSGEPKNGEEKVDMWMRNTTCLKKFGDKWLITHEHNSLPLDNQMKGLANLHPENLLH; encoded by the coding sequence ATGGAAAATTTAAATACTCAATTACCCCGGTACGACCATAAAACTTACCAAAGAGATGAAGTCTACCAAACTTTAGAGAGTTTTGCAGAGGCCATTCGCGAAGGAGATATTAAGCACATCATGTCTTTTTATTCCGATGATATTATTGCGTACGATATGATGCCGCCTTTAGAATTTGCGGGGAAAGATAAATATCAAAAATCATGGCAAGAGTTTTTTATAAATTACTTTAAATTCCCGGTTCATTTTGACTATGACAAACAGAAGTTTACGATTGAGGGCGATGTCGCTTTTACTCACGCTCTTGTGCATATGAGCGGTGAACCAAAAAATGGTGAAGAAAAAGTTGATATGTGGATGAGAAATACGACTTGTCTAAAAAAGTTTGGTGACAAGTGGCTTATCACTCATGAGCATAATTCACTTCCTTTGGATAATCAGATGAAGGGATTGGCCAATTTACAT
- a CDS encoding tail protein X gives MLKEVSKTLFIFSTLAGISTQSASAFTYIAKKGDTLSDVLYENDYKPIYGRGGALEQTLKINPDIKYEKGNKIFPGTKIVLSGNIVPGNYVLRSSGKNTVTESVIEKNEPVVIPEAAPVIDHVREVSDIFDQIFFWQLSPSVSWKELTAKDSNINQNSNARALSDMSYGATVVYGMRFNPDVDIYSKLFLEAVNFSSDNSINIVKKNIVTSSLGVGLFYNKKWQVEVGMGDELFLTSPNATSVEIKKVSMPHFKSAYKNEFYQFQEASLLYALSGKVLLPRSAPGIDSKLSYGAGAGIEAKLRNQSFYLGYEKTILKASGNSTDGQNIFWRYTWETP, from the coding sequence ATGCTAAAAGAAGTAAGCAAAACTCTATTTATATTTTCTACACTTGCAGGAATTAGTACTCAATCTGCGAGTGCTTTTACATATATTGCTAAAAAAGGCGATACACTATCTGATGTGCTTTATGAGAATGATTACAAACCCATTTATGGAAGAGGTGGCGCTCTTGAGCAAACCTTAAAAATCAATCCTGATATTAAATACGAAAAAGGAAATAAGATTTTTCCAGGGACGAAGATTGTTTTGTCCGGAAATATTGTCCCTGGGAATTATGTCTTGCGTTCTTCTGGTAAAAACACGGTAACTGAATCTGTTATTGAAAAAAATGAACCAGTAGTTATTCCTGAAGCTGCCCCTGTTATTGATCATGTTCGAGAAGTCTCAGATATTTTTGACCAGATTTTTTTCTGGCAGTTGTCTCCTTCAGTTAGTTGGAAAGAGCTGACAGCAAAGGATTCAAATATAAATCAAAATTCAAATGCAAGGGCCCTCTCTGATATGAGTTATGGTGCAACTGTAGTTTATGGGATGCGCTTTAATCCAGATGTGGATATTTACTCTAAGCTATTTTTAGAGGCCGTTAATTTCTCAAGTGATAACTCAATTAATATTGTTAAGAAAAATATTGTGACATCAAGTCTGGGAGTTGGACTCTTTTATAACAAAAAATGGCAAGTTGAAGTAGGAATGGGGGATGAGCTTTTTTTAACCAGTCCCAATGCCACATCAGTCGAAATAAAAAAGGTGAGTATGCCTCATTTTAAATCGGCCTATAAAAATGAATTTTATCAATTTCAAGAAGCAAGTCTTCTTTATGCATTGTCAGGAAAAGTACTACTACCAAGATCCGCTCCCGGAATTGATTCGAAGTTAAGTTATGGTGCTGGAGCAGGAATCGAAGCAAAACTTCGCAATCAATCTTTCTATTTAGGATATGAAAAAACAATTCTCAAAGCTTCTGGCAATTCAACAGATGGCCAAAATATTTTCTGGAGGTATACATGGGAAACACCATAA